One genomic window of Desulfuromonas sp. AOP6 includes the following:
- a CDS encoding nitronate monooxygenase family protein, with amino-acid sequence MTKPLTIGKHTARFPVIQGGMGVRVSAGRLAGAVARSGGIGLVAAAGMALNSSHYDGKNYFTADPLALKDEIAKAYAMAPNGIVGTNCMVAVTNFDEMVRASCEGGAKVIVCGAGLPMNLPGLTTDYPDVALVPIVSSVKAAELIARKWKKSYDRLPDAVVVEDPDTAGGHLGEKLEKIGDGTYDQYATVRGVKAYFREEWNLDIPIIAAGGIWDRQDLLHALEQGADGVQMASRFVCTEECDASDAFKEAYLNCRQEDIGLIMSPAGLPGRAIKANIDKVRQRDVDLDVRCPSGCLKKCAYKTDQERFCIVHALDRAQRGDVETGLVFCGTNAWKANRITTVQAIFDELFELAKSEAAPQAVNH; translated from the coding sequence ATGACAAAGCCTTTGACCATTGGTAAACATACGGCCCGCTTTCCCGTTATTCAGGGGGGGATGGGCGTGCGCGTTTCCGCTGGCCGTCTGGCCGGAGCCGTGGCCCGCAGCGGCGGTATCGGCCTGGTTGCTGCCGCCGGCATGGCCCTGAACAGCAGCCACTACGACGGCAAGAATTACTTTACTGCCGATCCGTTGGCCCTGAAGGATGAAATCGCCAAGGCCTACGCCATGGCCCCTAACGGCATCGTCGGCACCAACTGCATGGTCGCCGTCACCAATTTCGATGAAATGGTGCGGGCTTCCTGCGAAGGCGGCGCCAAGGTTATCGTCTGCGGTGCCGGTTTGCCCATGAATCTTCCCGGCCTCACCACCGATTATCCCGACGTGGCCCTGGTCCCCATTGTTTCGTCCGTCAAGGCGGCCGAGCTCATCGCCCGCAAGTGGAAGAAGAGCTATGATCGCCTCCCTGACGCCGTGGTTGTGGAAGATCCGGACACGGCCGGTGGCCACCTGGGCGAGAAGCTGGAAAAAATCGGTGACGGCACCTACGATCAGTATGCGACGGTGCGCGGCGTCAAAGCTTATTTCCGCGAGGAATGGAATCTGGATATCCCCATCATCGCCGCTGGCGGCATCTGGGATCGCCAGGATCTTCTCCACGCGCTGGAGCAGGGCGCCGACGGTGTGCAGATGGCCAGCCGCTTCGTCTGCACCGAAGAGTGCGACGCTTCCGACGCTTTCAAGGAAGCCTATCTGAACTGCCGTCAGGAAGACATCGGACTGATCATGAGTCCGGCGGGACTTCCCGGCCGGGCCATCAAGGCCAATATCGACAAGGTGCGTCAGCGGGACGTGGACCTGGACGTGCGCTGTCCTTCCGGCTGCCTGAAGAAATGCGCCTACAAGACCGACCAGGAGCGCTTCTGTATCGTCCACGCCCTCGACCGGGCCCAGCGTGGCGACGTCGAGACGGGACTGGTCTTCTGCGGCACCAACGCCTGGAAGGCCAACCGCATCACCACGGTGCAGGCCATCTTCGACGAGCTTTTCGAACTGGCGAAATCGGAGGCGGCACCCCAGGCGGTCAATCACTGA
- a CDS encoding HAMP domain-containing sensor histidine kinase, with amino-acid sequence MKLFRRVINPLFAFVAVQLIWVIIVISWISWFMGSHRRLRALAEQYSPDLLQRGWDWLILIEGLLLLGAILAGVYVIFLYWRRQAALYRAQHQFIAQVTHELKSPIASIQLHLETIRRRQPDPEQMDTFLDTMLADTDRLNTLVNNLLSANRLEQRGLKLNLTPCNLSELITNYFRPQQYALPKAGTMALDIAPEIHVRADTDWLKAVFRNLLENALLYSNGPPALKLTLQAEGDQAHLTFADQGRGLEKKELKKVFRMFYRVKSSGETIRGSGLGLFIIRAVILLHRGKVWIESEGLNKGVTVHITLPLISPVKERE; translated from the coding sequence ATGAAACTCTTTCGCCGCGTCATCAATCCGCTCTTCGCCTTTGTCGCCGTCCAGCTGATCTGGGTGATCATCGTCATCTCCTGGATCTCCTGGTTCATGGGCAGCCACCGGCGCCTGCGCGCCCTGGCCGAGCAATACAGCCCTGATCTGCTGCAAAGGGGCTGGGACTGGCTTATCCTGATCGAGGGCCTGCTGTTGCTCGGAGCCATTCTGGCCGGGGTCTACGTCATCTTTCTCTACTGGCGCAGGCAGGCAGCCCTTTACCGGGCCCAGCACCAGTTCATCGCTCAGGTGACCCATGAGCTCAAATCCCCCATCGCCTCCATCCAGCTGCACCTCGAAACCATTCGCCGCCGCCAGCCCGACCCGGAGCAGATGGACACCTTTCTCGACACCATGCTGGCCGACACCGACCGGCTGAACACCCTGGTGAACAATCTTTTATCCGCCAACCGCCTGGAACAGCGGGGACTCAAGCTCAACCTGACTCCCTGCAACCTGTCGGAACTGATCACGAACTACTTTCGTCCCCAGCAGTACGCCCTGCCCAAGGCCGGCACCATGGCGCTCGACATCGCGCCCGAAATCCATGTGCGCGCCGACACCGACTGGCTCAAGGCCGTCTTCCGCAATCTTCTCGAGAATGCCCTGCTCTACAGCAATGGCCCCCCTGCTCTCAAGCTGACCCTTCAAGCCGAAGGGGACCAGGCTCATCTGACCTTTGCCGATCAGGGGCGGGGCCTGGAGAAAAAGGAGCTGAAGAAAGTCTTTCGCATGTTTTATCGGGTCAAGTCGAGCGGAGAGACGATCCGGGGGAGCGGACTGGGCCTCTTCATCATCCGGGCCGTTATTCTGCTGCATCGCGGCAAGGTCTGGATCGAGAGTGAGGGCTTGAACAAGGGAGTCACCGTGCACATCACCCTCCCCCTGATTTCACCGGTCAAGGAGAGGGAATGA
- the hemH gene encoding ferrochelatase gives MESDKPIGIVLLNMGGPDSLEAVEPFLYNLFSDRELIRLPLGALLQRPFARLISFFRAKKVRLNYRAIGGKTPLLMWTQRQAEGVTQALGASFKPYVAMRYWHPFAQETLRQMRADGVERAVVLSMYPHYTGATGGSSINDFRRAAREHHPDLQFTVIDQWYNWPGYLDALAQRIREGLEPFHELLRDEVQILFSAHALPQKFIDRGDPYLEHILATVKGVMERVGDRPWHLGFQSRSGPVTWMEPDTVEVIDTLAAEGHKAVLLVPISFVSDHIETLHEIDIEYAEHAYKVGIPSFRRIPSLNDHDDFIQALAGLVRHTLETPA, from the coding sequence ATGGAATCTGACAAACCGATCGGCATCGTCCTGCTCAACATGGGAGGGCCCGACTCGCTGGAGGCGGTGGAGCCCTTTCTCTACAACCTCTTTTCCGACCGGGAGCTGATTCGTCTGCCGCTGGGGGCCCTGCTGCAGCGCCCCTTTGCCCGGCTGATCTCCTTTTTCCGGGCCAAAAAGGTTCGATTGAACTATCGCGCCATCGGCGGCAAGACACCGCTCCTCATGTGGACGCAGCGACAGGCTGAGGGCGTGACCCAGGCTCTGGGCGCCTCCTTCAAGCCTTATGTGGCCATGCGCTACTGGCACCCTTTCGCCCAGGAGACCTTGCGCCAGATGCGGGCCGACGGAGTGGAACGGGCGGTGGTGCTCTCCATGTATCCCCATTACACCGGCGCGACAGGAGGAAGCAGTATCAATGACTTCCGCCGCGCCGCCCGCGAGCATCATCCCGACCTGCAGTTTACCGTTATCGACCAGTGGTATAACTGGCCCGGCTATCTCGATGCTCTGGCCCAACGGATACGGGAAGGGCTGGAGCCGTTCCATGAGCTCCTGCGGGACGAGGTGCAGATCCTCTTTTCCGCCCACGCGCTGCCACAGAAGTTCATTGACCGCGGCGATCCTTATCTCGAACACATTCTGGCCACGGTCAAGGGAGTGATGGAGCGGGTGGGGGATCGTCCCTGGCATCTGGGCTTCCAGAGCCGCAGCGGCCCTGTCACCTGGATGGAGCCCGATACGGTGGAGGTGATCGACACCCTGGCGGCGGAGGGGCACAAGGCCGTCCTTCTGGTGCCGATTTCTTTCGTTTCCGACCACATCGAAACCCTGCACGAGATCGATATCGAATATGCCGAACATGCCTACAAGGTCGGCATCCCCTCGTTCCGGCGGATACCGTCTCTCAACGACCACGACGACTTCATTCAGGCCCTGGCCGGCCTGGTGCGCCACACCCTGGAGACGCCGGCATGA
- the hemE gene encoding uroporphyrinogen decarboxylase — translation MTTEYNFIKACWGQPVDRTPVWLMRQAGRYLPQYMEVRKKVSFLELCKTPELAAEVTIQPIDYLGADAAILFSDILTPVEPMGLKLDFVPGPVFENPVRTKADIDALRIPVMEEDVPYVLETIKILRREFEGRVPLIGFGGAPFTLACYMVEGKGSKDFAQIKRMMYGAPELYAALMDKVTEMDRQYLNAQIAAGAQAIQIFDTWGGIVSPLDYERYILPYTTKLINGLNRKDIPIIHFVKGSGTMLDSVKKAGSDVVGLDWHLGLGKARDILGAEIAVQGNLDPTVLYAPKAHIETEVKRILDENAGRPGHIFNLGHGILPTVDPEHAKFMVDCVHRLSQK, via the coding sequence ATGACCACTGAATACAATTTCATCAAGGCCTGCTGGGGCCAGCCCGTCGACCGCACTCCCGTTTGGCTCATGCGTCAGGCCGGTCGCTATCTTCCCCAGTACATGGAAGTCCGCAAGAAGGTCTCCTTTCTCGAACTGTGCAAGACGCCGGAGTTGGCCGCCGAGGTCACCATCCAGCCCATCGATTACCTGGGTGCCGATGCCGCTATCCTCTTTTCCGATATCCTGACGCCGGTGGAGCCCATGGGGCTCAAGCTCGACTTCGTCCCCGGGCCGGTCTTTGAAAATCCGGTGCGCACCAAGGCCGACATCGACGCCCTGCGCATCCCCGTGATGGAAGAGGACGTCCCCTATGTGCTGGAGACCATCAAAATTCTGCGCCGCGAGTTCGAAGGCCGCGTTCCCCTCATCGGTTTCGGCGGAGCCCCCTTCACTCTGGCCTGCTACATGGTGGAAGGTAAGGGGAGCAAGGACTTCGCCCAGATCAAGCGCATGATGTACGGGGCGCCCGAACTCTACGCCGCCCTCATGGACAAGGTCACGGAGATGGACCGCCAGTATCTCAACGCCCAGATCGCCGCCGGGGCCCAGGCCATCCAGATCTTCGACACCTGGGGCGGTATTGTTTCTCCGCTCGATTACGAAAGGTACATCCTGCCCTACACCACCAAGCTCATCAACGGCCTCAATCGCAAGGACATCCCCATCATTCACTTTGTCAAGGGCTCGGGAACCATGCTGGACAGTGTCAAGAAGGCCGGCTCCGACGTGGTCGGGCTCGACTGGCATCTCGGCCTCGGCAAGGCCCGCGACATTCTCGGCGCCGAAATCGCCGTGCAGGGGAACCTTGACCCCACCGTCCTCTACGCGCCCAAGGCGCACATCGAGACGGAGGTCAAGCGCATTCTCGACGAAAATGCCGGCCGCCCGGGACACATTTTCAACCTAGGCCACGGCATCCTGCCCACGGTCGACCCCGAGCACGCCAAGTTCATGGTCGACTGCGTGCACCGCCTCAGCCAGAAGTAA
- a CDS encoding NAD(P)/FAD-dependent oxidoreductase yields MKKDIQEKGAIIQRDKETYAVAPHIPGGITNPATLRKIADVAEKYGAQALKLTSAQRIAIVGLPEEKLDEIWEELGEKPGAAIGLCVRSVKICPGTTFCKRGQQDSVTVGLEMDEKYHGLQLPWKFKMGVSGCINDCAEGCIKDVALIGTPKGWNVMVGGNGGGQARLSYKLLEHVPTDEEALAVVDHIIQWFKAKDRKCRLGKFIDEMGFEAFRDELLQDFKP; encoded by the coding sequence ATGAAAAAGGATATCCAGGAAAAAGGGGCCATCATTCAACGCGACAAGGAGACCTATGCGGTGGCTCCCCACATTCCCGGCGGCATCACCAATCCGGCGACCCTGCGCAAGATCGCCGATGTGGCGGAGAAATACGGGGCCCAGGCGCTGAAACTGACGAGCGCCCAGCGCATCGCCATTGTCGGGTTGCCAGAAGAGAAGCTGGATGAGATCTGGGAGGAGCTGGGGGAGAAGCCCGGCGCCGCCATTGGTCTCTGCGTGCGCAGCGTCAAGATCTGCCCCGGCACCACCTTCTGCAAACGCGGCCAGCAGGACTCCGTGACCGTGGGACTGGAGATGGACGAGAAGTACCACGGCCTGCAGCTCCCCTGGAAGTTCAAGATGGGGGTCTCCGGCTGCATCAACGACTGCGCTGAAGGGTGCATCAAGGACGTCGCCCTTATCGGCACGCCCAAGGGCTGGAACGTGATGGTCGGCGGCAACGGGGGCGGGCAGGCGCGCCTCTCCTACAAGCTGCTCGAACATGTGCCCACCGACGAAGAGGCGCTGGCCGTGGTCGATCACATCATCCAGTGGTTCAAGGCCAAGGATCGCAAGTGCCGCCTCGGCAAGTTCATTGACGAGATGGGGTTCGAGGCGTTTCGCGACGAATTGCTGCAGGACTTCAAACCCTGA
- a CDS encoding radical SAM protein — protein sequence MAKTDEFIPKWIAWESTQRCNLNCVHCRCSSDLQSSEGDFTTEEAFKLIDDICEVSKPVMVLSGGEPLMRKDIFEIARYGTDKGLRMCMATNGTLITDEVCRQMKEADIKMVSLSLDGSTAAIHDDFRNCPGAFEGTIRGAETLKRNGIKFLVNSSFTKRNQKDIGATFKLAKSLGATAWYMFMIVPTGRGEEIMNELISKEDYEEILAWHYEQEKGEDDILMRPTCAPHYYRIVPQMAKAEGVDFQRRSLTFSTGGGKGCIAAQTICLIDCYGNLKPCSYFHSSVGNVKQIPFKELWFNSKVFNDLRDFKKYQGKCGECEFINVCGGCRARADAVYGDYMAEEPFCNYIPNRTRKRMEKEAAENAAK from the coding sequence ATGGCCAAGACGGACGAGTTCATCCCCAAGTGGATCGCTTGGGAAAGCACCCAGCGCTGCAATCTCAACTGCGTGCATTGCCGCTGCTCTTCGGACCTGCAGTCCTCGGAAGGGGATTTTACCACCGAAGAGGCCTTCAAGCTCATTGACGATATCTGCGAGGTGTCCAAACCGGTTATGGTTCTTTCCGGCGGCGAGCCTCTTATGCGCAAGGATATTTTCGAGATCGCCCGCTACGGCACCGACAAGGGACTGCGCATGTGCATGGCCACCAACGGCACCCTCATCACCGACGAGGTCTGCCGGCAGATGAAGGAGGCGGACATCAAGATGGTCTCTCTCTCCCTCGACGGTTCCACAGCGGCCATCCACGACGATTTCCGTAACTGTCCCGGCGCCTTCGAGGGGACGATCCGCGGTGCCGAGACCCTCAAGCGCAACGGCATCAAGTTTCTGGTCAATTCCTCCTTTACCAAGCGCAACCAAAAGGATATCGGCGCCACCTTCAAGCTGGCCAAGAGTCTGGGGGCGACGGCCTGGTACATGTTCATGATCGTTCCCACCGGCCGTGGCGAAGAGATCATGAACGAGCTTATCTCCAAGGAGGATTACGAGGAGATTCTCGCCTGGCACTACGAGCAGGAGAAGGGGGAGGACGACATCCTCATGCGTCCCACCTGCGCCCCGCACTACTACCGTATCGTGCCGCAGATGGCCAAGGCCGAAGGGGTCGATTTCCAGCGGCGCAGCCTGACTTTTTCCACTGGTGGCGGCAAGGGCTGCATCGCGGCCCAGACCATCTGCCTCATCGACTGCTACGGCAACCTCAAGCCCTGCTCCTACTTCCACTCTTCCGTCGGCAACGTCAAGCAGATCCCCTTCAAAGAACTCTGGTTCAATTCCAAGGTGTTCAACGACCTGCGTGATTTCAAGAAATATCAGGGCAAGTGCGGCGAGTGCGAATTCATCAACGTCTGCGGCGGCTGCCGGGCCCGGGCCGACGCTGTGTACGGCGACTACATGGCCGAGGAGCCTTTCTGCAATTACATCCCCAATCGCACGCGCAAGCGCATGGAGAAGGAAGCGGCGGAGAACGCGGCAAAATAA
- a CDS encoding response regulator transcription factor produces the protein MPQARILLVEDEPSLARGLLFNLEAEGYAVTHAGSGEKALDAFSRESFSLLVLDLSLPGIDGLEVCRQIREKSPRLPILILTARSQERDRVKGLAAGADDYLTKPFSLDEFLLRIKGMLRRSGWHKEELPPGDLYAFGGNEVNLQEQTATTPRGEVSLTELEIKMLRIFFDREGEILSRAELLKLVWGMTPDTETRTLDNFIVRLRRYFEPDPANPVHFLTVRGRGYRFVAQP, from the coding sequence ATGCCCCAAGCCCGTATTCTGCTGGTGGAAGACGAGCCGAGCCTCGCCCGAGGGCTCCTTTTCAACCTTGAAGCCGAAGGCTACGCCGTCACCCACGCCGGCAGCGGCGAGAAGGCCCTGGACGCCTTCAGCCGGGAGTCCTTCTCCCTGCTGGTGCTCGATCTCTCCCTGCCGGGCATCGACGGCCTTGAGGTGTGCCGGCAGATCCGTGAAAAGAGCCCGCGCCTGCCCATCCTCATCCTCACCGCCCGCTCCCAGGAAAGGGACCGCGTCAAAGGCCTTGCCGCCGGGGCGGACGACTACCTGACCAAGCCTTTCAGCCTGGACGAATTTCTGTTGCGGATTAAAGGGATGCTGCGGCGTTCAGGATGGCACAAGGAAGAGTTGCCGCCGGGCGATCTCTACGCCTTTGGTGGCAACGAGGTGAACCTGCAGGAACAGACGGCCACCACCCCCCGTGGGGAGGTCAGTCTCACCGAGCTGGAAATCAAGATGCTGCGTATCTTTTTCGATCGCGAGGGGGAAATCCTCAGCCGCGCCGAGCTGCTGAAGCTGGTGTGGGGCATGACGCCGGACACGGAGACCCGCACGCTGGACAACTTCATCGTCCGCCTGCGCCGCTACTTCGAACCGGACCCGGCCAACCCCGTTCATTTTCTCACCGTGCGCGGCCGCGGTTACCGCTTCGTCGCCCAGCCCTGA
- a CDS encoding c-type cytochrome gives MNPKNTLSHHRLCLWRAASYGLFLFLLLGCQESSTPEARVEKTAAQQFATWCSPCHGERGKGGWASKGPSLQGPDFIYGGDPDSLRTSIREGRPNGMPAFGERFSPAQIDELTTYLKSLQTTGS, from the coding sequence ATGAATCCAAAAAACACCCTCTCCCACCACCGCCTTTGCCTGTGGCGTGCCGCGAGTTATGGCCTCTTCCTGTTCCTGCTTCTGGGCTGTCAGGAATCCTCTACGCCTGAAGCAAGAGTCGAAAAAACGGCCGCGCAACAGTTTGCCACTTGGTGTTCCCCCTGCCACGGCGAACGAGGCAAGGGCGGGTGGGCCTCCAAAGGGCCGTCACTGCAAGGACCAGACTTCATTTACGGCGGTGACCCCGACTCCCTGCGCACGAGCATCCGCGAAGGCCGTCCAAACGGGATGCCCGCTTTTGGCGAGCGGTTTTCCCCTGCCCAGATCGACGAACTGACCACATATCTGAAGTCCCTTCAAACTACCGGCAGTTGA
- the hemG gene encoding protoporphyrinogen oxidase has translation MMRVAIIGAGISGLSTAFAIERLAREAGLDLQTVVYEKKERTGGKIHSIREEGYLCEWGPNGFLDNKPMTLELCDRLDIQGQLARSNDNARKRFIYSEGQLHRLPENGPSFLKSPLISWPGKVRLACETLIPTYRGDDDETLAHFARRRLGEEALDKLIAPMVSGIFAGDPETMSLKSCFPRIHQLEQEYGGLIKAMLKLAKKKKAERKAGKVVASAAGPGGVLTSFVGGIQELTDRLQEAVAGEVRTGVGVNGVLPKQGGFELHLQDGSIEEAEVVVSAAPAYALAGMLEESLPEVAKTLQDIPYASMNVVCFGYAREQIARDLDGFGYLIPRKEGRHTLGTLWDSSIFPNRAPEGHVLLRSMMGGATHPGAFDLAETEVRSRVMEDLATIMGIKAEPQFVRIFRHRRAIPQYVAGHAKKLSALDERLGACPGLFFTGNAYFGVGLNDCVNASNLAAEKVLAHIRATKA, from the coding sequence ATGATGCGCGTCGCCATTATCGGAGCTGGTATTTCCGGTCTTTCCACGGCTTTTGCCATTGAACGTCTAGCCCGTGAAGCCGGTCTCGACCTGCAGACGGTCGTTTATGAAAAGAAGGAGCGCACCGGCGGAAAAATTCACAGTATCAGGGAAGAGGGGTATCTGTGCGAATGGGGGCCTAACGGTTTTCTCGACAACAAGCCCATGACTCTCGAACTCTGTGATCGGCTGGATATCCAGGGGCAGTTGGCCCGCTCCAACGACAACGCCCGCAAGCGCTTCATCTATTCGGAAGGGCAACTGCACCGCCTGCCGGAAAACGGGCCGTCTTTTCTGAAATCCCCGCTCATTTCCTGGCCCGGCAAAGTCCGCCTCGCCTGTGAGACGCTGATTCCCACCTATCGGGGTGACGACGACGAGACTCTCGCCCATTTTGCTCGCCGCCGCCTGGGCGAGGAAGCTCTCGATAAGCTCATTGCCCCCATGGTCTCCGGTATCTTTGCCGGTGATCCGGAAACCATGAGTCTCAAGAGCTGTTTTCCCCGCATCCATCAACTCGAACAGGAATACGGCGGTCTGATCAAGGCCATGCTCAAGCTGGCCAAAAAGAAGAAGGCCGAGCGCAAGGCCGGCAAGGTCGTGGCCAGTGCAGCCGGCCCCGGCGGTGTCCTCACCTCGTTTGTCGGTGGCATCCAGGAATTGACGGACCGTCTGCAGGAGGCCGTCGCCGGCGAGGTGCGCACCGGGGTGGGGGTCAACGGCGTCCTGCCCAAACAAGGGGGGTTCGAGCTGCACCTGCAGGACGGTTCCATCGAGGAGGCGGAGGTGGTGGTCAGCGCCGCCCCAGCCTATGCCCTGGCCGGCATGCTGGAAGAGTCGCTGCCCGAGGTGGCGAAAACGCTGCAGGATATCCCCTATGCCTCCATGAACGTCGTCTGCTTCGGCTATGCGCGGGAGCAGATTGCCCGGGATCTGGACGGGTTTGGCTATCTCATCCCCCGCAAGGAAGGGCGGCACACTCTGGGAACCTTGTGGGATTCCAGTATTTTTCCTAACCGCGCCCCCGAAGGGCATGTCCTTTTGCGTTCCATGATGGGTGGCGCCACCCATCCCGGCGCCTTCGACCTGGCGGAAACGGAGGTCAGGTCGCGGGTTATGGAGGACCTTGCCACCATCATGGGGATCAAGGCCGAACCGCAATTCGTGCGCATCTTCCGTCACCGCCGCGCCATCCCTCAGTATGTGGCCGGTCACGCCAAGAAATTGTCGGCTCTGGATGAGAGGCTCGGGGCTTGCCCTGGATTATTCTTCACGGGCAACGCCTACTTCGGCGTCGGTCTCAACGACTGCGTCAACGCCTCCAACCTGGCGGCGGAAAAAGTGCTGGCCCATATTCGGGCCACCAAGGCCTGA
- a CDS encoding transposase produces MARIARVIASGIPHHITQRGNRRMQTFFGDDDYRAYLDLLAEWCRKCSVDIWAYCLMPNHVHLIAVPESEEALRRGIGEAHRRYSRMINFRNNWRGHLWQGRFASFPMDENYLLAAARYVERNPVAAGLVDDAGAWPWSSAQAHLAATDDGLVTVAPLLELAGDWRTFLEDSSDEERVNEIKKHERTGRPLGSEGFVARLETVLDRTLKPCKPGPKGKGIK; encoded by the coding sequence ATGGCAAGAATTGCACGGGTCATAGCATCAGGCATCCCCCATCACATTACCCAACGGGGCAACCGGAGGATGCAAACCTTCTTCGGCGACGACGACTATCGGGCCTACCTAGACCTGTTGGCTGAATGGTGCCGTAAGTGTTCGGTCGATATCTGGGCCTATTGTCTTATGCCGAATCATGTTCACCTGATTGCTGTTCCCGAAAGCGAAGAGGCGTTGCGCCGCGGCATCGGGGAGGCCCATCGTCGCTATAGCCGCATGATCAACTTTCGGAACAACTGGCGCGGGCACCTCTGGCAAGGCCGCTTTGCCTCCTTCCCTATGGATGAGAACTATCTTCTGGCTGCTGCCCGCTATGTGGAGAGAAACCCAGTCGCTGCCGGCTTGGTTGACGATGCTGGGGCCTGGCCGTGGAGCAGTGCTCAGGCGCATTTAGCTGCAACGGATGATGGATTGGTCACAGTGGCGCCACTTTTGGAGTTGGCCGGTGACTGGCGAACGTTTCTGGAGGATTCGTCTGATGAAGAACGGGTCAACGAGATAAAGAAGCATGAGCGCACCGGAAGACCCCTCGGATCAGAGGGATTTGTCGCCAGGCTGGAGACCGTGCTGGATCGTACGCTTAAACCGTGCAAGCCAGGGCCAAAGGGGAAGGGAATTAAGTAA
- a CDS encoding DnaJ C-terminal domain-containing protein encodes MTKNYYEVLGVAKDASAEDIKKAYRKLALKYHPDKNPGDKKAEERFKEITEAYAVLSNPDKKKQYDQFGSTGFHQRYSQEDIYRDFDVGDIFREFGFGTDDIFSHLFSGGRKQPFTGSSRRQVVKGQDYLMTLTIPFRQAVLGGERRVDYKQGDQVEHLQVRIPAGVEPGQKLRVGGKGGPSPTGGPAGDLYLEIKVDPDPTLTREDQDLYARVQVPFSGACLGTSVEVPTLEGPKRVKVPAGTSAGKKIRLKGFGVPRSGKQEKGDLYAIIEVEVPQKLTDKQRRLLEDLQKNGL; translated from the coding sequence ATGACCAAGAACTACTATGAGGTGCTCGGCGTAGCCAAGGATGCCTCGGCTGAAGACATCAAGAAGGCCTATCGCAAACTGGCCTTGAAATATCATCCCGACAAAAACCCTGGCGACAAAAAGGCGGAAGAGCGCTTCAAGGAGATCACCGAGGCCTACGCCGTACTATCCAACCCAGACAAGAAGAAACAGTACGACCAGTTCGGGTCCACCGGCTTCCACCAGCGCTACAGCCAGGAGGACATTTACCGCGACTTCGATGTGGGGGATATCTTCCGCGAGTTCGGCTTCGGCACCGACGATATTTTCAGTCATTTGTTCAGTGGCGGCCGCAAACAGCCTTTTACCGGTTCCTCTCGCCGACAGGTCGTCAAAGGGCAGGACTACCTGATGACCCTCACCATTCCCTTTCGCCAGGCCGTCCTTGGCGGTGAGCGGCGGGTCGACTACAAACAGGGGGACCAGGTGGAACACCTGCAGGTGCGCATTCCCGCCGGAGTCGAGCCCGGCCAGAAGCTGCGCGTCGGCGGCAAGGGTGGGCCCAGCCCGACGGGGGGGCCTGCCGGGGACCTCTACCTGGAAATCAAGGTGGACCCTGACCCCACCCTCACCCGCGAAGACCAGGATCTCTACGCCCGTGTGCAGGTGCCCTTCAGCGGCGCCTGCCTCGGCACTTCGGTGGAGGTTCCCACCCTCGAAGGCCCCAAACGCGTCAAAGTGCCCGCCGGCACCTCGGCCGGCAAGAAGATCCGCCTCAAGGGCTTCGGCGTTCCCCGCAGCGGCAAACAGGAAAAAGGCGATCTCTACGCTATCATCGAGGTGGAAGTGCCACAGAAACTCACCGACAAACAGCGACGACTGCTGGAGGATCTACAAAAAAACGGACTATGA